The genomic stretch TCATTTACCCAGCTATGGCAATTATTGAGCTATGgcataaacaaattaaagaaattagaaaataaatagtgCATTCCCACTCACATTGGTATTTTCTGAGTAAGATCCAGTTcttattaaaagttatcaaaCCTCTCCAATCCAATCCGACcgatatataaaaaaggtatattaGAAGAATGTAGTTTTAAAGTGCATAATATTGCTTTAAGATTATGTGCCTTCCTATCCATGCTCTTTTCGATCCATAACAGGAAAAAGGCCAAATAAGCAACATTTGACAGCGAACTGATGCGTTGCCTTTGGTCGAGAGCTTTATTAATCTATGATAGTCACTGTGAATTTGCGAAACCTAGGCATACTAAGCTATGGCATAAATGAATTGAAGAGATTTGAAGAAAAGTATTGCATTCCCATCTCGCATTGGTATCTAGCTAGGATTTCAGTCACGAGCGAGAGTTTCCGTTCTCTAAGGAGAGTGACCAACTCATTACCATACACTATAGGTATGTCCcacgtcaaaattaaaaaaagaggtACCAAAATTACTAAATTGGTAGGCTCGGggcaaaaaacaataaaaattgattaaaaaatatattttttcattcaaattttaattttcttgtcTCCAGTAAAGAACATAAACTTACATTTTTGGGttcatattactcaatacaatttgactttttttttaatattgtgtttagaaaattaatcctaGACTAGTCAGATAGTGCTGACCCGTATTTGTGTAGCCCTCGCGTATAGCTTTTACTTCTGACTGGcaaattaaagtaacataataaattcaaatattactaaatacCTACATCGTTATGGCAACACAAGAATATCACACTATCATATGAACATCCTGTAACCGTAGTAAAATAGATCACAAACAAATGTATCACAAAACCGTTTATTTTATGCCATTGTCCCttagtctttttattttaaaggctaACGTTCATTGAATTCTATCGATACTTTACTTCTCTTGGTagtacggctttgtgcaagatcTTCTGTATATGTACTACCCACTATATATTCTTATACCAAGCAACAAGATCGGACTATTTTGTACTGGTTTAAAAGGTACGATAGACACAAGGGTCATTATATCTTGTATCCAcgtattatactatatttttgcGGTGCGAAAGCCTATGGAGCAGAGGAGATCACTTACCATCGGTTGAGCCATTTGCTTATTAgccaattaatattataaagaatatcctttaaaatttcaaattaaggTAAATTAAGATATCCGCCACTACCTGAAATATAGTACCTACCTAATTGTTAAAGTTGCAAAATATATCAAGTGTAccaaaatcattaaattatactttactttttagtCATAATACAACCTATGCCTAGGTAAttaggtacaattatttttcaaataaaattaaatactttacgTTTTCacatactttaaattttattatgattcttatttttaataaataatatttttattatcgttATCTAAATTAATCACGAAGTTAttacaattttgaaatttactCTGAAGAAATTGTTGTCGATGAGAAATAAAGCTCTGCCCACATCTATTAATAAAGTTCATCTCCAATCATTATTTCCAGCTCTCACATCAATAAGCACCAACTTCTTTAATCATTGCAATTTCGTAACAAGCTCAAGTGTCGATGtcgaataaattttgtataatgtaaacgtgataacaatttaaattcttCTGTAACGGGTCCAGAGCcgacaaaaacaacaaacaaactgAACGACTAGCGATTGGTGCAGTCGGCGCAGGGCGGGCCTCGCGACGCGGCCCCGCCCGCCTGGCGCACGCACTCTCGCTCTTTCGCCCAGTCCTTATCTTATATTAACCAGTGAGAGACGTGTTGCTTACTTGCCTGAAATATCATTACCGACGTGACAAACGAAACATTTCGAATTGGAAAAGTGCTAAGCGATGCCGAGGCCGACGCGCGAGTCCTACGGCGATCAGAAACCACCTTTTTCTTATATCGCCCTCACTGCGATGGCTATTTGGAGCTCGCCGGAGCGGATGCTGCCGCTATCAGAAATATATAGGTTTATCACCGATCGATTCCCTTACTATAGACGGAATACTCAGCGCTGGCAGAATTCCCTGCGACATAACCTTTCGTTTAACGACTGCTTCGTGAAAGTACCCCGCCGCCCAGATAGACCCGGCAAGGGCGCCTACTGGACGCTTCACCCGCAGGCATTTGACATGTTCGAAAATGGTTCACTTCTACGTCGCCGAAAGCGATTTAAGCTGCACAAAGGTGAAAAGGATAGTTTGAATGCAGAATTAGCGGCGCTAGCGACTTTTAACAGAGCTTTCTTAGCACGCCAGGCGAACTCTAATCCAGGAGGAATGTCGGGTGGAATGTTCGCACCGAATATTAATCTGTGTCCAAGACTCAGCCCAGAGCCAACGGAGGCACCAGACACGGCAGCATTGCTACCGACCGTGCCGAGACCTCGTCGAGCATTCACAATAGATGCATTGCTGGAACCTGAGCCCCGGCGGTCCTCTCCTTCGCCTCCTATGGTGCAGCAACCGCATTGCCCAATGCCATTACCTCCAACGCCGTATTTGCTGGCAGCGCAGCGATATCACGCCGAACTTCTAGCCGGTCTACAACAATCTTGCCTGCCTCCCCTTTGGACTTGGAGAGATACCAGTCAATTTTCACATTACACGCTCAATTCATGAACggtaagaatatattaaaaatatattacaaaaatttcttaaatatttacctaTTGAATCTCCAATGACCAAATCCAGTTGAAATAtataatccatactaatattataaatgcaaaagtaattctgcctgtctcgctttcacgctAAAACCACTGGtctgatttaaatgaaatttggtacacaaatagtctagagccggagaaagaacataggctatgtatatatatagattttaattggaaaaaaagtGTTGGAAACAAAGAAGTAAGACctctttcatcatcatcatcatcaatgtaatattttaagttaatttgcaTTCTCTACGGCAGCAAAGCTGCGGACTAACAGCTAGTACAACATAAAAGCTTATCTGTAACGAATTAGCTGCGttcaaaatattaaacgaaataattataacttagtACTAACTCTTGTGCACGAAAGACATAAGCAAAGTAAGTAAATACCATATGACTACCATACCTAGTTATcgagttacaaaaaaaatcagaaaAAGCCAAATCTGATGGAATAAAAACTGCTCATTGGTCCTATTTATTTCATCTTTACCGCAAAGTTCCAGGTTGTTCGTTAGACTCAAATCGACAATAAGACTTCAAAAACCAAATAGGtactatgaaaaataaatttagagtaaaaaaaaactgctatATTAATTTTCTGCAAAACGAAGGGTTATTTCGGCATCTGCGTTTGGGAATCGCCTTCCTTCTATAATAGCTAGTAGGTAGATGATTCCTAACGTTCAGACGTGAGCTCAGTGTACTTGTGTCTTGTACATAAAATTggcaatattatgaaataaataaactcttcTTCCTCATTGTTTGATAGTTACTTAGAAAACAAAGTGTTCAAATTTAACaatctgtattaataataataataaaaagtattaaaagagATATTTTGACatcaatactaaaattatatttggtatCATTCTGTACAGTAAGAGAATAGTAATAACGTCTAAATACACCAACAGTGGGGCATTTAGATAGCCTTCACtcattttgacatttcattttCGCATTTTATTCCACGATAGTACTTTATTACGAGATAGTAGGTATACTAAAGgacatactagcgacccgccccggctacaCACGGGTGCAGTACTGGtcctaaatacactacagagtttgtttatCTACCACGTTACATTagagacttctaaaattatcactgtttgctaaatattttgttcatgtattatacaaaccttcctctcgaaacactctatctatttaaaaataaaccgcatccaaatccgttgcgtaatttttaagatctaagcatacatagggacagacagcggtaagcgactttgttttatattatttaatgatatacaaAGGTCTAACAGATTTTCATCCGATACACGATTGTTGAAATTAAATAGAATCAACTGACAGCTATTTAAATATCTAGTTCAATTTTTTTGTGCCCTTGTAACcccattattaaaaatcatagtTAGTTTTAGGCACGCGAAAATTATTGCTTTAATTCGGATTACGTAACCTACGTAATCCGAATTAAAGCAATAATTGACCTCTACGTTTTTTGTATCATTATCCGCAAGAAAACTTTAGGTACgtttgtataaaaacaaaagtgtaAATCATTCTTATTTGCTTTAcagtataaattttacataataactaaatttaaagaCACAAATGACTAATTATTTTCCTTGTAAATGTTTGAAGCAGAATATTTTGACTAGCgagttttaatttgattacacGACTTATTACATCTACTTACGTAATATACATTTCTTGACTCAAACGATTGAATATTTCACTCTCGTTCAGTgtattgtacgacacaacttagacgtagcatcggcaaattcgtaaaaccgatcacacccgaattaagtAAGATTTCCCAAATTATCcttgtttatttcttatgtgaataagttctttacataacaaaataaagaaaggtaataacttgtaatattaattgacctaattaatataattcgaCGTCAATCtgacgtcgatttacatgcacatgCTCGGCTTGAGCTGAcccgagaatctatagcgacgaatagaatcgaatggcgcgacagggagctatttctattggttgcataaatcgtcagtaatcggttttattaaatttgccgatgctacatctgactTTGTCGTACCATACAATTTTCCTTATCCTATTCGGTAAGTTCCAGGGTAGGGTTCggcgttttttttctttatgaaatCTTGTTGTGATCTTccttatacttatatatataaataattctttctatttttttaatatgaggaatttatatcttaatttacCGTGTAAAAGAATTCTTATTCGAACCTCTTCAATTATTTCTTGAATGAACAATCATTTCATCTCTACAACTGTTACGCGTGATTTActcgatataatattatttaaattattttcaaacgtttcactttataaataatatcaaattatgcGATAGGTTCAAGTgagagtattttttaatttccaaatgTAGCGCCTCCTGTCGGATTCAATGTAACTCATTCATCCAAATACACTACAAAAACACAGACAAGTCATCATACGACATTATGACTGCAACATTACTTTGATACACActtattgtgtatatttatatgttgtatatatacatataaaaaaacctatCGATTACCCTGAGATTAAATAGCAACAAAGAACAAAACAATCTCTTGTGCTAAGAAGTCTCATTGGGATTTATTATGACTTACAATGGAGCAGATACACACATTTGGGTAACATTATCTGAGATAATCATTCAATCCAGACatgtcttaaattataatataatctcttCTCTAAAgtcttataatatgatatagtaattgttaatactttaataatataatatagaggcagtgtaaaattaattgaaggTTTCCAAATAAAGCTTACGTAATCGTACAATAAATAAAGCCAAgtggctgtttttttttaattttaaggacttataaataatctacaacaaaaaaaaattaaatcgcaTCTAGAAATTACCTTTGCCTTACCTTACCTAAAATTTAGATGATAGTAcctaatataattcaaaacgtCAGAGCCAACGTAAGCACCAGACTGATTGTAATGCTGCCgacaatattttcataatttcttcCGTTCCAAGCAAAATATGTATAACAGcaaattccatttaaaattttcaattggCATTTATTCGAAATTGGAACACTGCAAATGACGTtggaacattataatatttctgcATAGTAATTTTCAAGAAGTTTCAATATTCTCCTTAATACAAAACgctaataaatttatcaatttaaaaaataatactattcaaatatcttattactttattttaagaaattcagCATAATAATAtgacttcaaataaaattagactgagttattatttaaatattgtgtattacgtcactataaataaataaataaaatgtaatttctttgtTAACAGGTAGATCGTGGCTATGAAAGAGAAGTGAGGTTTAGTTATAAGGAACTATAAAGGCAAATTATATTAAGCCTTAATCATACTGTGTTAGTGCATTAGTAAATGTTAGTAGCATCGGTGGGAATTCAGAATTTTACagcaatatattattcaaagcTGTGAAAATGTGGACCTAATTAAggtaagaaaaaaacatttttatactcATATTTTACCTTACCCTTACCATAATTCTTCTTGAAGAGTTAAGACACGCTAACAGTTATTACTTAAAAGATTTCTGCAATACAAATTGTATTCATGAAAAGTTGAACAAtgtcgtttaaaataaatataacaatattattatgtcattaaaaatgtgaaattaatatttgaattaaaaattaaaattaggtgAAATTAACTTAGCTGCTTTTTTCAGTACTAATAATAGCACTGTTGTAATTTTCTaaacactataaaaaaattggaaattcgaaaaaaatcttaataattaatttctcatAAATACTTTCCAAATGTTAGttgcatatattaaatacttaaatagatACTGatcaatattcaaatttttttttattcatttctataCAGAtgcataaaagtaaattaagaaTGCTCGCAAcacttttcatataaaatcaCAAATTAATCAAGTTTAATGTCTTATATGAATGTTCCGGGCATTTGCCGCCACGTTATAtcatgtaaaaaataatgagtcagtttaaaaaaatatataatctgtagaAAGATTGATAATGTTAAATGTACAATTAAATCCAATTATTCTGTAATAGATGATTTTTGCTATACATGATTAGCAAACCAACCCAATTGTAGATCAGTCAGCCTTAATGTATTAAGCATAGATAACCTACATCTGTATTATAGTATGGTACATCAAAGTATGTTTTATTCATCATTGTCTGTTAGTAAACTTAATTacacagatacaaaataaacacttaCGTGACAGATGCCAAGAGTTAAAAATATAGTTCAAAGTTCAAGGGATAGAATTCGTAGACAAActttattattctaattattttagaataaaagtGACCATgacaaaaagtataaatatatttttttctttttcaggaTAAATATCTGCaaaatcaatttgaaaaataacGAAGAAAAgagtcattttattattattattaaaacaattatattcccttattaatagataaaaaaagtattattaatataatttttattaaactgtgATACTTGTGTTAGATCagcatttgtaaatatgtaaagattcatatttaattataagatatataatttattgtaattgtagTAAAGAGAAATACATTATGTGCGTTAACcgttgttatgtttttattatttcaacgcAATCAGacagatttaatttatatatttaattatacctaCTTTCAGTTTCTATAGGTCCTATTCATAATGCACAAACAAATATCAATGAAACTGTTATTAccgctataaatataaaataattgataataatcatataGATATCTTTTATTACTCCACGTTCGAGTGCTTAGAAATAACTAACAGCGattattgtgtattttattgttgtatgtaaatttaaaaatgtatttaataatttcgaaGACTGTTATTTATTTGGATATAAACGTTATGtacatttcaaatttcgaatttttgaatttcgaatttgtcttatttaaaaaagtaaacagGAAAATGgactgatggtgagtggtcaacGTAGACTACCTATATGTAGTTACAATGACATTTGCAATGAATTTGAGAATTAAAGAAACATGAGCCATCTTATACACCGTCAATGCTGCGCCAAACATAAAATCTTTTACGTCTATTTTGTCTGCACactacactggatcactcaagCTCAAGCTAGTCTCATCTTGAGACAAAGACGAAAATAACCCAGAGGCATAAacttccataaaataaattttacatatggCTGAATATCTGTAAAAtcttttgataattaatatcaaaataaggCTTTTCCTACTGTTAAATCTATAACAATATGATAAATGCATAAGTagttctgtctgtctgtttcgatttcaactgaacggaatttcatgatatttggtatttttatattgGATCGACCATCAAGGAAGGAAAAAGGCTTGCCATTTTTAAACCTACAACCTACCAACACGCAGGTGAAGCCACGGAAGAAAAGTAGTACCTGCAATAAAAGCtttttggaatattaaaaatgtgtaaatgTTCTTAATAGGTCAAGCTGTTTTCgagaaatatgtaaaaaaaacgaATAGGTCCGAAATACGACTTATAATTGCCGCTGCAGTTtgaaattcttataaaaataacttaaataaaattctagctccaataattttttttctttttacaatgCAACTTAATTGCTGatgttaaagatatattttatttatttgttaatttacacaaaattatgtgtataatacacTCACAAAAATAGCATaactgttataaaattatacatcaaTAATCAGTCACACAATGCTCaatgaaagtttaattttaaaatatataataggtaaacaaaagaaaagaaaaaaatatctgtaaagAAAAAGTATGCACAGAATCAAAAAACTCATCATTAAGTTACACAGCAAAGTACattattatctaaaataataaaattagttgcAATAACAGTTGACTTTACTAGTCAAAATATGATGCTTTCAactgtttatattatgttttcatttaatgcattaaattaagaaaatcttatacttatattcgttttaataatttaaccgaatgagattaattaaattttatttccacTGACACCAATTGTTAGCGCACTTTACAACTTAATCAGTTGGGTTTCATTTAAACTCAATTTCAAGATTTCATGGAATATTCAGATACATTAAACGATTATAAAATGAGGTAAACCAAGACATCGTGGTCGAATGAACCCACTATATCCGTATTTAGGGATGGactcagagtcggatttaaaggtctggaggccctggggccacaaagcagtggaggccctagaccaacaggagcgtggagatcctaataattatatcatggattaatggattagcttaatgttttattaatttgaatcagtaagtatttcttgactggtatcggtaacttttaaaatattaagaagtaagattattataatttgactatatctcggtatttgttaactcactgaaaacttttgtggcccccacttatgtggaggGCCCAGGGCAGTAGCCCCGGAAgcccttccctaaatccggcccgATGGACTTAGTCTaaaactgttactttactgGACTATATCCCTTTCGTATTGAAAAATTATTGCATAATTTTGAAACAGATTGTTTAACGATTAAAAGAGAGAGTTATTTAACTTAATCATAAAACGTCAACACTGtaagaatacattttaaatgtat from Vanessa cardui chromosome 1, ilVanCard2.1, whole genome shotgun sequence encodes the following:
- the LOC124532204 gene encoding fork head domain-containing protein FD4-like, coding for MPRPTRESYGDQKPPFSYIALTAMAIWSSPERMLPLSEIYRFITDRFPYYRRNTQRWQNSLRHNLSFNDCFVKVPRRPDRPGKGAYWTLHPQAFDMFENGSLLRRRKRFKLHKGEKDSLNAELAALATFNRAFLARQANSNPGGMSGGMFAPNINLCPRLSPEPTEAPDTAALLPTVPRPRRAFTIDALLEPEPRRSSPSPPMVQQPHCPMPLPPTPYLLAAQRYHAELLAGLQQSCLPPLWTWRDTSQFSHYTLNS